The DNA window GACGTTGCCGCGGCTCTTGGACATCTTTTCGGAGTCTTCGCCCAGGATGATGCCCTGGTTGCGGAGCTGGCTCATCGGCTCGTCGCCCTGCACCAGGCCGAGATCGCGGAAGGCCTTGTGGAAGAAGCGCGTGTAAATGAGGTGCATGGTGGCGTGCTCGATGCCGCCGGTGTAGGTGGCCACGGGCATCCAGTAGGAGTACTCGGCCGGGTCGAAGGGACCATCGTCGTACCCCAGGGTGAGGTACCGAAGGTGGTACCAGGAGGAGTCGACAAAGGTGTCCATGGTGTCGGTGTCGCGCTCGGCCTCACCGCCGCACTCGGGGCAGGTGGTCTGCTTCCAGGTGGGGTGCAGCTTGAGCGGGCTCTCGCCGGTGGGACGCCACTCGATGTCGTCCGGCAGGCGCACCGGGAGCTGCTCGTCGGGCACCGGCTGGGCGCCGCAATCGTCGCAATAGACCACCGGGATGGGCGCCCCCCAGTAGCGCTGACGGGAGACCAGCCAGTCGCGCAGGCGATAGGTGACGGCGCCGCGGCCGAGGCCTTTGTCTTCGAGGTAGGCGATGGTGCGCGGGATGGCCTGGTCCGCCGACGTGCCGCTGAGCTCGCCGGAGTTGACCATGGCGCCGCTGGCGGGAACCGCTTCGGTCATCGTGGCGGGATCGAGGTTCTCGTCCCCCACCGGCGCCACCACCGGGCGAATCTCGAGGCCGAACTTGCGGGCGAACTCGAAGTCGCGCTGGTCGTGGGCCGGCACCGCCATGATGCCGCCGGTGCCGTAGGTCATGAGCACGTAGTCGGCAATCCACACCGGGATGCGCTCACCGTTGACCGGGTTGATGGCGTAGCCGCCGGTGAAGACGCCGGACTTCTCCTTGTCGGCGGCTTCCCGCTGGACGTCGGTCTGGCGACCGGCCTCGGTGACGTAGGCCTCGATCTCGGCGCGCTGGGCATCGCTGGTGAGACCCGCCACCAGCGGATGCTCCGGCGCCAGCACCATGAAGGTGGCGCCCCAGAGAGTGTCGGGCCGGGTGGTGAAGACCTCGATCTCCTCGCCGCTTTCGGTCTTGAAGACGACGTGGGCGCCCTCGGAGCGCCCGATCCAGCGGCTCTGCAGGGTCTGCACCCGCTCGGGCCAGTCGATGGGGCCGAAGTCGAGCAGCTCTTCGGCGTAGCGGGTGGTGCGGAAGAACCACTGCGACAGCTCTTTGCGGATGACCGGCGTTTCGCAGCGCTCGCAGTGGCGGTCGTCGCCCTTGACCTGCTCGCGCGCCAGGGTGGTGTTGCAGGACGGGCACCAGTCGACCGGCGCCTTCTTGCGGTAGGCGAGGTCGTTGCGCAGGAGCTGGTTGAACAGCCACTGGGTCCAGCGGTAGTACTCCGGGTCCGACGACACCATCTCGCGCCGCCAGTCGAACATGGCACCCATGCTGCGCAGCTGGCCGCGCATGCGGTCGATGTTGGCGTAGGTCCACTCGCGCGGGTGGATGTTGTTCTTGATGGCGGCGTTTTCCGCCGGCAGGCCGAAGGAGTCGAAGCCGATCGGGAAGACGACGTTGTTGCCGCGCATGCGCTGGAAGCGGGCGCGGGCGTCGGACGGGGTGATCGCATACCAGTGCCCGATGTGGAGATCGCCCGATGGGTAGGGGAGCATGGTGAGGGCGTAGTGGGCCGGCCGATCGCGATCGATGTCGGAACGGTAGAGGCCCTCGTCCTCCCAACGCTGTTGCCAACGGGCTTCGATCTCGGAGGGGCGATAGTCGGGGGTGGAATGCGACTCACTCATGATGGCACCTGGGTTCGATTTATTCGACTTGAAGAGTGGCTATTGGGAATGGATTCGAGCTCTTCCACGGATACGCGGGGCCAGGGGCTTGCTTTCGCGGAGGAGCGAAGGGTGATTCTATGGCACGCGGGGTGATGAGCGCTGCTGCAGGGCGCGTGGAGCGCCATGGGGACCTCAGTCCCAGCGCTTCGCTCGACGCCCGCGTGGGCCTGTCTCGGGGCCGTTGCGTTGCTGGGGGGCGCGTGGAGAGCCATGGGGACCTCGACCCAGCGCTTCGCTCGACGCCCGCGTGGGCCTGTCTCAGGGCCGTTGCGTTGCTGGGGGGGCGCGTGGAGCGCCATGGGGGCCTCGACCCAGCGCTTCGCTCGACGCCCGCGAGGTCAACCTCGGACTCCGGACGGTCCGTGGGAGAGCGGAGGCAGAACTCGCCTTCGGCTCAGACAGATGCCTCCGCTTTTTCTCCCACGGACCTGGAGTCGGACTTCCAAGATCTTGCCCGCGGGCTGACGCTCCGCTTCTGGGTCGAGGGCCCCATGGCTGGACCGATATCTCCATCACACTGAGGTTGAGGAATCGCCTGCAGTTCCCTCATTTCGAGTGCGCTACTCGAAGAAAGACCGGGGGCGAAAAAAGAAGCCCGCACAAGACCAACCGGAGGTCTCGGTTCGGTTGCCCCAGAGCGGAGCGTCAGCCCGCGAGCACCGGCCGCGACAGTCCGAGGCTCGGCCCGTGGAGGATGAGCGGAGGCATCTGTTTGAGCCGCAGGCGAGTTGTGCCGCCGCCCGGAACGGGCCGATTCGCAGGTCACCAGAGGCCCTCGCGGGCGTCGAGCGGAGCTCCTGGGGTGACCGGGCCGAGACCGGCCCAGCAAGCCACCAACTTGGGCTCGTCCCGTCTAGAAACCTTCCGAGGCCAGACTCCAGGGGGACTCGACCATGTCGAGGAAGCAGCGCCAGAGGGCGTCGGTGGAGCCTTTCTCTTCGCCTTCGAGGACGCCGTAGCGGCGAAAGATCTCCTGGACCCCGACGGTGACGATGGAGCGGGCGTCGGCGTCGACCGCCTCGGGCTTCCACTGCGGTGCCAGCTCATGGCTGACGGCGATGACGCCGCCGGGGCTGACCAAGGGGTCGGGCACGAACCAGATGCGCTCGGAGGTGAGGTCGTCGAGGGCGGCGCGGCGGGCGGTTTCGCCGGCATCGCTGATCGGTACCTGGTCGTTGCCGGCGCCGAGTACGAGGCGGAGCTTGCCACCGGCGGCGACGCCATCGGCGAGGATCCGAGCGCGGCTGCGCTTCTCTTCGCCCCCCTTGGGCGCCGACGACAACCAGCCCGTGGAGCCACCGTTGGGCGATAGGACCGCGACGTTCGAGAGGGCGAGGGCGTCGGCCTCGCTGGTCAGGATGCGTCCGGCAGCGTGCAAGCGGCGCAAGACCTGGCGGTAGGTGTCGCGGACGTCTTCGGCGGCCTTCGACACCAGCACCTCGATGCGATCGCGAAGGTCACCCTTCTCGAAGGCCCAGTCGTAGATCCAGACCTCGGCTCCCTCGTTGAGGTCGAGGTCGGCGAGCAGCGGCAAGCCGACTTTGCCGGCGCCGATCACCAGGATCGGCAAGGCCCCGAGGGGCTGCTTGCGCCCTCCGGGGCCCGCGGCGAGCTCCCCGAGGGCGCGCAGCTCGATCACCGCCTGACGCAGGCCGGCGACCACCCCGGCGGCGGTCGCCTCGCCGGTGTCGCGCAGGCAGCCGTTGCCGATGGTGAAGCGAGTCGCGAACTCCATCCACTTGAGCTCGCGGCTCCCCACCCCCATGTCCTTCGAGCCGATGTACTCGCCGGCGAGGCGCTGCAGCAGCAGCCCGTGGCAGAGCAGGCGGCGCGGGGTGAGGAAGCGCCGCCGGTTGGCGGCGGCGGTCAGCTCGGGCTTGTGGGGAGTCCAGACGACACCCTTGCCGCCCTGCCAGCCGAAAAGACCGCGGGCCTCCGTTTCGTCCGGCGGCAGGCACTCCTCCGCCCGACGCAGCAGGGAGTTCTTGAGATACATCGCCTCGGCCAGCTCCACTGCCTCGTGCAGCGCCGCCTGTTGACGGGCGCCATGGGAGGCGCGCTGCGCTCCCTGGTAGAGGCGGGTGCCGCCGAGGGCCGGCCAGCCACCACCCCAGTTGCGGCGGCAGAGGGCAACGCACGAGTAGATGTGCTCGTCCGGATCCGGCGAGCTGTCGTCGACCGCCTCGAAGACCTCGCAATCGCCGATGCGACGCGGGGCCGGAAACCGCAGGGTCGACAGATTCTCCTCGAGCGTCTCGAACATGGCGCTACCTCGCTGACGATGGCGGGGGAATTCCCCCGGTGCGAATAGGCGGAACCGGCGAGGTCGCAGACGAACCCCGCGCGGCCTGCCGATGGGCGGTTCCGAGAGTTCTACGGGCGATACCGGAGAAAAGATTCTATTTTTTCAATACAAAGAGAATCAATCCTTCCAGCGAGCGCTCTCGGCCGCCCCAAGGTAGCAGATTCGGGACGATGGCGGGGAGGACGAAGCTCCATGGCAAAGACCCTCGAGCCGGCCCCGAGTCGGACCAGGAATGGCGCTAGGACACCTCCGCCAGACGACCACGCTCGGCTAGGAGGCTGGTCCGCAACCGCCGCAGGCCGAACAGGATGCGGCTCTTCACGGTCCCCAACGGCAGCGCGAGGCGTTCGGCGACTTGGCGGTGGGAAAGGTCGCCGAAGAAGGCCAAGCGAATGACCTCTTCCTGCGCCGCCGGCAGCTCTGCAAGGGCGGCCTCGAGGAGGTCGGCGGTCTCGCGCTCGAAGAGCGCCCGAATCGGCTCCGGCGGACTCGGCCGGCGCAGCTCGTCGCGCTGGAGAGCCTCTTCGCGACGCCCCCGGGCGGTGCCCGAGCGCAGGGCATCGAGGGCCCGCGAACGGGCGATCAGCAAAAGCCAGCCGCGCGCCGTGGCGCGGCGGGGCTCGAAGGTGTCGGCGGTGCGCCAGACCTGCCAGGCGACCTCTTGAAAAACCTCTTCGGCGACGCCGCCCTCTCCCACCAGGCGACGCAAGAACTGCAAGACGAAAGAACGATACCGGCCGAGGAAGGCGTCGAGGGCGGCCTCGTCGCCGCCGCCGATGCGCTCGACGAGACCATCGTCCGTCCAGTCGTCGAAAGAAACCAGATTCGCAGCTTGGGACCACTCCATCTCACGTCCTCCGGCTCCGCGGGTGATGAGTCCGTGGGCCGGCGTGCCTGATACACTGCCTTCCAACCCACCGACATCCCCTCGAAGCTGACGTGGAGCAAAATAGGTGGCCCTCCCCGCTCGAGTCCTCAGAGCCAGTCCAAAGTTCCCTCAACGGAATTTCAAAGCCGTAACATGAAGCAGGAAAAGAACTTCTACGAGTTCGGATCGTTCCGTTTAGATCCCTCGGGAGGGCTCTTGACGTGCCAGGGGGAGCCGGTGGGGTTGACCCCGAAGGCCTTCGACACGCTGCAGCTCCTGGTGGAGCGAAGGGGTGAGGTGCTGTCGAAGGAGGAGATGCTGGAGTCGCTCTGGCCGGGGTCCTTTGTCGAGGAATCGAACCTCTCCCAGAACATCTACACCCTGCGCAAGGCCCTCGGCGAGCAGCGCGCCTTCATCGAGACGCTGCCGCGACGGGGCTATCGCTTCGTCGGACCGGTGCGCGAAGGCAGCGCCGATGCGCCGGCGGCGGCAGTGCCCGATTCCCTGGCCGTGCTGCCCTTCACCGCCCTCACGGACCAGCCCGAAGACCGCTACCTCGGCCTCGGTCTGGCGGACGCGGTGATCACCCGCATGACCCAGCTGCAGCGCTTCGTGGTGCGGCCCACCAGCGCCATTCGCCCCTGGCTCGAGCGCAATGATGGACCGGTGGCGGCAGGCCAGGCGCTCGGCGTCGATGCCGTGCTCGAGGGCACCCTGCAGCGCTCCGGCAGCGACATTCGGGTGACCGCCCAACTGGTGCGGGTCAGCGACGGCGTGCCGCTGTGGGCGGAGACCTTCGATGGCGACGACGCCAGCGTCTTCGAGCTGCAGGATTCGATCTCGCGTCGCCTCGCCGGCTCACTGGTGCGGCACTGGACCCTGCAGGACGAGGAGCGCCTGTCGCGGCGCGAGAGCACCGCCGTGCCGGCGGCCTTCCAGGCCTATGTCAAGGGACGCTACTACTGGAACAAGCGCTCCGGCAGCGCCCTCACCAAGGCCATCGCCTGCTTTCGCGAAGCGCTGCAGCACGATCCGGCCTACGCCGCCGCTTTCTCGGGCATCGCCGACTGCTATGGGCTGCTGCCGATTCACGGCAGCCGGCCGCCCTGGGAGTGCTTTCCGCAGGCCCGCGAGGCCGCCGAGCGCGCCCTCGCCCTGGAGCCGTCCCTCGCCGAGGCCCACACCTCCCGCGCCTACGTGCACTTCTTTTTCGACAGGGACTGGTCGGCGGCGGAAGAGGAGTTCCTGCGCGCCCTCGAGCTCAACAGCGACTACCCCACCGGCTACCACTGGTACTCCTACTATCTGAGCGCCATGGGGCGCCACGACGAGGCCATCGACCGCGCCCGACGCGCCCTTGAGCTCGACCCCAGCTCGCTGGTGATCAACACCGACCTGGCGCTGGTCTACTACTTCGCGCGCCGCTTCGAGCAGGCCGAGGCCCACGCCAGCGAGGCCCTCGAGCTCGATCCCGCGTTCTCCTACGGCTGCTTCGCCCTCGCCCACACCTATCAGCAGCAGGGTCGCCTCGACCGCGCTGTCGACACCTTCCGCCAGGGGGTGGAGCGCTCCGGCGGCAGCACCACCATGCTGGCCTCCTGGGCCCAGGCCCTGGCAGCGGCCGGTCGCCAGGAGGAAGCGCACGAGGTGATGGCGCGCCTCGAGGAGCGCGGCCAACGCAGCTACGTGGATCCCTTCCACCGCGGCCTGATCGAGCTCGCCTTCGGGCACCACGATCGCGCCCTCGAACAGTTTCGGGCGGCCTGTGAAGACCGCTCTCGCTTTGTCGTGCTGTTGGGGGTCTGGCCGGTTTCCGACGCCCTGCGCCAGGAGCCGGGCTGGAGGGACTTGCTGGGAAAGGTCGGGCTGCCGGCGGAAGGCGCCGGCGGATTCGATCCGGAAAACTGATCGCCCTCGCAGGCGGAAGAGCGAGCTTCAGAAGGCCGGGAAGGCGGCCAGGCTGCCTCCCCGGCGACAACCCTCAGCCTCCTCCGACAATCGCTGAACCCCGGCTCATGGTCACCACGACCTCGCCGGTGTCGACATCCTCGAACTCGACCGTGCCCATAAGCTCGAAGCGAGCCCCCGAGGGAGGCCAGGAGTCGAGATTCTCACTCCGCACAGAGAACGGATTGAGGGTGCGGAAAGTCCTCCCCGGAAGAGCCTCGGTCTGGAGCACGAGGTGGCTGTACATTTCCTGGGTCGCCGGGAATCCGGTGCCCGGCTGGTTCTCGCGCAAGAAACTCCCATCCAGGGGACGGTCCCGGTCGAGCCAGAGGCGAGTCTCGCCCAGACCCTCGACATAGCCACGCATCGAGCTACCGAGAATCTCCACCGTCACCGCTCCCCGGCCCCCATCGTTGTAGGTCTGCCCGACCCGGGCCGTCAGACTGCCGGTCATCTGGGCGTCGAAGGTACCGAGGTCAGCCACCGCGATCAGGTGGCCACACGCCTCATGGCAGTCGAAAGGCTCGGTCGAGAGATCTTCGATCGTACCGGCCACCAACTGCTGCTTGCCGGCAGACGCCCACGAGCTGAGCAAGGCCAGTGCACCTGCAACGACAATCAGGGTAAGCAATAGTTTTTTGGACATGACCTCTCCTTTCAAAAGAGAAATATTGAGGAGAGAGGGGCCACGTCGCTAAACGCTGGACCGTGGCCTCCTCTGAGCCGGGCCCCAGTCAGGGGCTCGGCAGCTCCCAAGAATCTGCTTCTGTCCGGACAGGCATTTTCAACATAGTACAAATTAATTTATAATGCAAAATTTGAATAAATAAACAGATAAGATTGGACCCTGGTGCGCAAAGGATCGCCAGTTCCCGAGTCCTGATGCGCAAAAGCTCGCCAGTTCCCGAGTCCTGATGCGCAAAGGCTCGCTGGTTCTCGGGTCCTGATGCGCAAGGGCTCGCCAATTCCGCGAAGTCCTTACGGAACGCGCCCGCTCAAGCGGCGCCGGCCTGCTCCACCATCCACCACATCGCGACCGCCAGGGCCACGAAGAAGGCCAACGTGAGTCCGGCGACGAGGGCACCCATCGCACGGGAGCGGAAGCGCGCGCCGATCCAGTAGCCGCCACCGGCGCTCATCAAGGCGAAGAGGACAAAGAGGATGAGGGCGAGGATCATGGCTTGCGATCCCACCACATCCTTCGCCCGCTGCCAAGATCCGGCGTCTAATCGCCGCCGAAAGTGGCGAGGGCCGCGAGTCCGGCGGTCACCATGCTGGCCACCAGCAAAACGCCGAGCTTGGCGATGGTGGGATTGGCGGACAGCATCAGCACGGCGAGTCCAGCTCCCACCACCAGGACGTTGACCGCCACCCGCAACCGCACCGCTCCGAGACGTCCCCGAGCATCGGTGAAGGCCAGGTGGATGGCGTAGTCGAGGCCGACCCCGAATCCGAGGGCGAGGAAGCAGGACGACGCGACGCCGAGCTCGAGACCGCCCCATCCCGCCAGGGCGAGGGTGGCCGCCAGCGCCGCCGCGGTGGCGATGACGCACAGCAGGGAGCGCCGCCAGCGTCCTGAAGCCAGACCGAGGGCGGCGATCGAAAGCGCCAAGGCCGCCAGAATCGAGCGCCCCTGAGTCGAAACCACCGCCGCGATCAGGGTACGACCCCGTTCGGCGCTGCCGCCGATCGAGATGGTTCCCGGAAAGTCGGCGAACAACCGGTCGATGGTCTGCCGGGCCCGCGTGGTGGTGGCGTAGTCGTCGCCGGCACTGAACAGAATGAGGCGGGTGACGCGCTCATCGGCGGTGAGGAAGGAGCGCACGAAGACTTCTTCGTTGAACAGCCGGAAGGTACCCAGCCAATGGCGCACGGCGGCGGGGTCATCGGGAATCTGGGGGCGAGCGGTCGTCGGGCCGGCGAGCTCCCAGCCGCGATCACGCAACAGGTCCGCCATCGAAAAGCCGACCCCGAAGGCGGGATCCGCCTGCAGTCGCTGGCGCCAGTGATCGAGCTGGCGTAAGGCCGCAGGCTCGGTCCAGCGGCGGCCGTCCTGGCGCGCGAGAACGATGTCGAAGGGATAGAGCCCGGTCGACTCGCGCTGGAACCAGCGCACGTCCCGGACGATCGGGTGGTCGGGAGCGAAGTTGCGGGTCCAGCCATCGTCCACCGCCAGGCGCGCCAGCCCCCAGGGTACCCACAGCACGGCAAGTCCCAGGATCACCGGCAAACTGCCCCGCGGCAAGGTCAGACCGCGCCCCTCCCGCGCCCAGCGCGGCCCGCGCCCCCAGGGCAGCCACAGCAGCATCGCCGGCACGAAGGTGAGGGTGAAGAACCAAGACAAGAAAACCCCCAGGCCGGCGACCAGGCCAAAGGCCCGCAGGGCCGGAATGTCGGTGGCGAAGAAGGACAGCAGGCCGATGACGGTGGTCAAGGTGGTCGCGGTGACCGGAAAGAACACCCGTCCGACGGCCCCGGCCACCCAAGCGGGACGACCGGCGGCGGGCCGCAGCTCGCGCTCGTGGAAGAGCTCCCCCACCAAATGGACCTCGTCGGCGACGCCGAGGGTGGTCACCAGCACCGGTACCAGCGCGGTCATCAACGAGATGTCGAAACCCAGGACCTGCTGCAAGGCCAAGGTCGAGACCACCGCCAGCCCGACCTCCACCATCGCCAACAGCGCCAGGATCACGGACCGGAGACAGAGGGCGAGCACCACCACCAGAACGGCGAAGCACCACGGCAGAAGGGTGCGCAGGTCCTCGAAAATGGCCTGGCCGAGGCCATTGAGCACGATCTGGCGGCCGAGCAACCGCACCCGATAGCGGCGACCGGTCTCCGCCTCGAGGCGCTCCCGAGCCTGCTCGATGCGCTCCACCAGGGTGCTCACGCCGGTGGCCGACAGGGCCGGGAACTCGAGAAAACCGGCCTGCTCCGAGGCGCTCACCGAAAGGTGCCGGAAGCTGCGCGCCTGATGGCGAGCGGCCCTCAGCCAGTCGGCGCTCGGCTGGTCGAGAACAAAGGTCTCAGGCCCCGCCGGAGCATGGCGCAGCCGGGCGCGGTCGACGCGATCGAGCATCAGTGTCTGCAGATTACGGCGCTCGAGGAGAAAGCCGCGGAAGCGGCGAAAGTCGCTCAGCCAGAGGTCGTCCCCGAACCTCGAGTCGAGGCCTTCGAAGGCGAGGAAGAAGCGCTCGTCGGAACCGAAACGGGCGCGGTTCTCGGCGTCGACCGCCAGCACCGGCGAGCTCGCCGGCAGAAACTCTTCATCGAGCACCCGGATGCGCAGCTCCGGCAGTCGGGTCGCCGCCCAGGCGGCCAGAACGAGCTGACCGAGAATCAGGAGCGCCGACGCCAGCCGCCAGCTCATGGCTCCGCTCCGCAGCGCAGCCAGGCCTCGGTAGTGCCCTCGGCGGTCGGGGCCCGTGACAGAACCTCTCCGGTATCGAGGGGATCGCCGTCGCCATCGTCGTCATCGACGAATCCGCGGACAGCATGGCGGGGTTCGATTGCGCCGCCGGCGAGCGGCGGCGCAATCGCCAAAACCGC is part of the Acidobacteriota bacterium genome and encodes:
- the leuS gene encoding leucine--tRNA ligase, yielding MSESHSTPDYRPSEIEARWQQRWEDEGLYRSDIDRDRPAHYALTMLPYPSGDLHIGHWYAITPSDARARFQRMRGNNVVFPIGFDSFGLPAENAAIKNNIHPREWTYANIDRMRGQLRSMGAMFDWRREMVSSDPEYYRWTQWLFNQLLRNDLAYRKKAPVDWCPSCNTTLAREQVKGDDRHCERCETPVIRKELSQWFFRTTRYAEELLDFGPIDWPERVQTLQSRWIGRSEGAHVVFKTESGEEIEVFTTRPDTLWGATFMVLAPEHPLVAGLTSDAQRAEIEAYVTEAGRQTDVQREAADKEKSGVFTGGYAINPVNGERIPVWIADYVLMTYGTGGIMAVPAHDQRDFEFARKFGLEIRPVVAPVGDENLDPATMTEAVPASGAMVNSGELSGTSADQAIPRTIAYLEDKGLGRGAVTYRLRDWLVSRQRYWGAPIPVVYCDDCGAQPVPDEQLPVRLPDDIEWRPTGESPLKLHPTWKQTTCPECGGEAERDTDTMDTFVDSSWYHLRYLTLGYDDGPFDPAEYSYWMPVATYTGGIEHATMHLIYTRFFHKAFRDLGLVQGDEPMSQLRNQGIILGEDSEKMSKSRGNVVAPDALVERYGSDTLRAFLMFFARWEQGAPWSSAGIEGTARWLRRLWGLLLTPAEGDTPASDEVVTNLRRKVHQTLAQVTRDFDDFQFNTTVSALMELLNDMSKLASQGAHGTDAWKEAESIYLRMLAPIAPHVAEELWQRQGYEGSVHTAAWPEVDEAATVENTITLVVQVNGKVRDRLEVPADISKEDAEKQALACEGAQKFMEGKTVRKVIVVPGRLVNVVVG
- a CDS encoding sigma-70 family RNA polymerase sigma factor, coding for MEWSQAANLVSFDDWTDDGLVERIGGGDEAALDAFLGRYRSFVLQFLRRLVGEGGVAEEVFQEVAWQVWRTADTFEPRRATARGWLLLIARSRALDALRSGTARGRREEALQRDELRRPSPPEPIRALFERETADLLEAALAELPAAQEEVIRLAFFGDLSHRQVAERLALPLGTVKSRILFGLRRLRTSLLAERGRLAEVS
- a CDS encoding winged helix-turn-helix domain-containing protein — translated: MTCQGEPVGLTPKAFDTLQLLVERRGEVLSKEEMLESLWPGSFVEESNLSQNIYTLRKALGEQRAFIETLPRRGYRFVGPVREGSADAPAAAVPDSLAVLPFTALTDQPEDRYLGLGLADAVITRMTQLQRFVVRPTSAIRPWLERNDGPVAAGQALGVDAVLEGTLQRSGSDIRVTAQLVRVSDGVPLWAETFDGDDASVFELQDSISRRLAGSLVRHWTLQDEERLSRRESTAVPAAFQAYVKGRYYWNKRSGSALTKAIACFREALQHDPAYAAAFSGIADCYGLLPIHGSRPPWECFPQAREAAERALALEPSLAEAHTSRAYVHFFFDRDWSAAEEEFLRALELNSDYPTGYHWYSYYLSAMGRHDEAIDRARRALELDPSSLVINTDLALVYYFARRFEQAEAHASEALELDPAFSYGCFALAHTYQQQGRLDRAVDTFRQGVERSGGSTTMLASWAQALAAAGRQEEAHEVMARLEERGQRSYVDPFHRGLIELAFGHHDRALEQFRAACEDRSRFVVLLGVWPVSDALRQEPGWRDLLGKVGLPAEGAGGFDPEN
- a CDS encoding MMPL family transporter, which encodes MSWRLASALLILGQLVLAAWAATRLPELRIRVLDEEFLPASSPVLAVDAENRARFGSDERFFLAFEGLDSRFGDDLWLSDFRRFRGFLLERRNLQTLMLDRVDRARLRHAPAGPETFVLDQPSADWLRAARHQARSFRHLSVSASEQAGFLEFPALSATGVSTLVERIEQARERLEAETGRRYRVRLLGRQIVLNGLGQAIFEDLRTLLPWCFAVLVVVLALCLRSVILALLAMVEVGLAVVSTLALQQVLGFDISLMTALVPVLVTTLGVADEVHLVGELFHERELRPAAGRPAWVAGAVGRVFFPVTATTLTTVIGLLSFFATDIPALRAFGLVAGLGVFLSWFFTLTFVPAMLLWLPWGRGPRWAREGRGLTLPRGSLPVILGLAVLWVPWGLARLAVDDGWTRNFAPDHPIVRDVRWFQRESTGLYPFDIVLARQDGRRWTEPAALRQLDHWRQRLQADPAFGVGFSMADLLRDRGWELAGPTTARPQIPDDPAAVRHWLGTFRLFNEEVFVRSFLTADERVTRLILFSAGDDYATTTRARQTIDRLFADFPGTISIGGSAERGRTLIAAVVSTQGRSILAALALSIAALGLASGRWRRSLLCVIATAAALAATLALAGWGGLELGVASSCFLALGFGVGLDYAIHLAFTDARGRLGAVRLRVAVNVLVVGAGLAVLMLSANPTIAKLGVLLVASMVTAGLAALATFGGD